One Gossypium arboreum isolate Shixiya-1 chromosome 13, ASM2569848v2, whole genome shotgun sequence genomic window, TCCCCATACACGTTGTAGCATACAGGATGACCTTCTTTATCAAATCCGTGCATGAAAACCACTTTCTCCAATTCATTTCCAAGCTCCTCATCCAGCAAGCCATCAACTCCGAACTCCTTACGCCAAATAACAGTGTTTTTGATCATGGTGAATGCGTCCTTGACTTTGAAATCCCTAGCCCTTAAGAATTTCAATAGGATAACATCGCTTCTTTCGTCCGCAAGAAGCGGAATTCCCCATATAGACACCTCTTGGGGTGGAGGTCGGGGAACTTCGGCTTCTTCTGGCTTCTCTTCTGATTGAGCAACCACCTCTGGTTTCAAAGAAGAAGAGGCCTCTTCCTCTGGTTTCTCAGCCGGTGGAGGAGTGGCCACTGCTACTACAGATTCCTCAATTGCCTCAACGGTCTTGGCACCGTCGTCATCGGCAGCTGAAACCTTTTCGACCACCTCTGTTTCCAccacggtctcgggtgcgggtgCTTCAATAGGTGGATCGGCCTTCTCTTCTTCCCTGACTTCAACGGGTGCGGGTGCTTCAACCAGTGGGTCGGCCTTCTCTTCTTCCTTGACTTCAACGGGTGCGGGTGCTTCAGTTTCGACTTTTACTTCAGTTTCAGCAGCAGAGGTGGCAGGTTGGTCTTCCTCTTTCTTTTCCTCGGGAGCTGGTTTATCTTTATCTTTGGCAGGAGGGGGTGTGAATTCGTGCTTGTTAAGGGCTTCTTGAATAAGTTGCTTAAGCTCATCAAGAGCCTTCTTTTGTGGGTCAGGAAGTTCACCGGCTATATTGGTTTCTTCTTTGAAAGAAGCAGACTCAGTTACCTTAGTGTCCTTAGCTTCAACCTTAGGCTCCTCCTCAACAGCCTCAGCAGGTTTGTCTTCAACAACAGCATCAGCAGGCTTCTCGGGAGCAGCCTCCTGTTCACTCTCCTTCTCCACCACCACTTCCTCAGCAGGAGAAGGGGCTGCAGCAGCTTCAGGCTTTTGAGTCTCCTCAGCCATGGATGAGATTGTAaacgagaaagaaaaagaaatgaaaatgcaGAGATAGAGAGAAATGAAGGGGGGAGAGGAGGTTGTTGTTGTAGTAGTTGGCTTGAGAAAGGGGAAGGTGGGGGCTTAAAATGAGATGTCGGGGGGAGTGATGGGAAGAAATGGAGGCGACGTTTGTTGTGTTGGAGATGGAGAGAACCAGTCTGGCAGACCCGTTTGCCAGCTGTTATTATGCCACTTTGTTACTGGACCCCACTCTCTTTATACTTCTTCTTCACCCTTAGTCCTTAACCATGATCCTATTTTCTTCTATtacaatatcttttcttttcattattaaaatatttttaattaaattaatttatattatttgaaaagttaataaaatttatatacgataaaatttaaattgtatttttaaattaatattttattaaatcaaaattttaatttaatataatatttacatgtattaataatttcataaatcaattcaacaCTATTTTCAATGACAATTTCAAACTTTCAGATTAATGACAATTTCAAacgttttatatttttaatttaatacagtacatattatatgtattattattaattaattttaaacattttatattttatctCAAATTTATCGTATCCATGTAAATACACAGTGTGATAGGAATTGTTGTTATTTTAATATAGGAAttgttgttattttattttatattacatAGTTCCACCTATTatttatcttatatatatatatatatatattaattttaaaaggctATTTGTTTGGTCTAATTTCGTACAAATCCAAAACTCCAAATCTCTCCTTCTCTTGTTTTTGTTTTTCTAATAATATACCCTTGTTTTTGCTAATACTTATCAAGTTTcctaatatttatattatgaaATTTGATATCACACCCCACCTGCACTATTTTAAAAGTATTACGAAGTCATTGAATTAAGcattgtattttaaaaatataattaattaatttatataatttatatcaataaataaactaattattctattaaaattttatctcattatCATTTTAAATGGTGACGTGATTGATAAAGCAATCAAATAAACTATATATAGTGTGTCAATTTGGCATATTTTATCACatcaacaaaaatttaaattttaaaaatttcaaaaatatttttaaatattatttaataaaccaTATCTAAGATAAATGTAGATAGTTATAAATgtataaatatgatattttaacaAACATAATAAACTCAAATATTCATTTACATATTAGGTggttaatttattttgtttttgaagTTAAATAATTTCACTAAAATCAAATATTGAAAAGACAATTAACTTAActctaattaattaaataaatgataaaataaaatttaaagaaaagtcACGCATATACATATAGTAAGACTCTCAAAATTCACAATATTTCAACTTTACCCTTAAATCAGTGTCTCATTGAAACTAGAGTTTATAATTCTCATTTCTTTGTAAAAATAAGAATATTTGATTTtatatttaagttttaaaaataaataaatttggagGGTTCATATGTTCAGCAAGTATTACTCTTTAAATCAAATCCATTTATACCCTATACCACATTGATTTAGATTTTGGATAAATTAGGTGGATtagatttaaatattttaaatattgtaGATATCTTAAacacaaatttaatttttataattatccttcagtttttattaaaaattattttaataaaattttaaaatttaattacttaTGTTACACCTACGTGGTCATCTAGATTAATAAAGTTAAagattttcattcattttagataatttaataaaaaaatatgagatttaaaaattaaataaataattaatataaaatctacATCATGGAATTGATATTTATTGTGGGTTATCCTCTGGAACAAGTTTCCCTAAACGTCGAAATCACCTACGCACTAAAATTTGACATTTACCCAAGAATTCCATTTCACTTTTCAAGCTCATCTTAATCTTCCAGTTTCTTTTAATATACATATTCACCTTCCTTGTTTCTATTCGCCATTTTAGCTTATTTTCCATTTTTAATtaagtttatattattatttttcgtttagaataattatttttctaacttttacatCGCTGTCCTACATGAGACTTATCCTTAATTTGAATATCcagaattataaaaatatttttttattttaaaataccaACAAAACTAAAGAGTAATCATGTACTCTTTAAGATGATCAGGTTTTGTATATGATTTTTTTCCCTTCTGAACttttaattttgataataaaagtctaatatttttattaataattttaaatataaatatcaaCTTAAGTATATTTAAaagttaatataataaataattaagttttaatttgattgataTAAACATTATTGTTAATACAAGAAGATGTAAGTTTAAGTATGCTAAagcctattatttttatttatgagtTGAAAGGATTATAAATAATCTTAAACATTgtgtaaaaaaataaacaaaacttATAATGTGTGACAATAATTTAgtgatatttataaattttaaaagcttGTACTCGTGGAAAAAAAACAGcttgtactaaaaataaataaaaggaattcATACTTTGTACGAAACATTATATTACTATTTAGGACATCATCAACCTAATGCGAAAAGTTTCATAAGGCATATTTTAAATTGGTTTAAGCCATTAaatctaattaaaataaaatcattgtttttcttttcttttcatgttATGTAAAATTGCAAATAGACTAAACGTCACTTTGATTGTATTACCAAAAAAATGTCAAGTTGGGACCGTCAATCCGCTTATATCCCAAATTTAGGACAACAGAAGTGTAGGTTacaaggatttttttttttttttttagagtttACAAATATTTATATGTAGTTATAAATTAGAATCAAATTAATATAGAATATATTTAGATAAAACTCACACATGATAATTTTATATAGTGTGATTAAAGATTCATGCATAACAATtgcactttttctttttcttttttcttttcgctTTTGTTAACCATGTTAAGATTGTAAAAAAACCGTGTTGgttaaattttaacattttgatatgttttggggGTTCATTTTTTTTATATCAACCTAAAATAATATGCGAAAAGCAAAAAGAATAAGAGAATCAAATTCTATATACTCTTAGTCAAAACCTATCACAACACTACACCTGGAACTGCAAGTAATGTCGCAACCTGCGTTCAAAGGAAAACAAAAAGCAAAGCAATAGACATAAAGTCTTTTAGCATGACCCTATCAAGTTAAGGATGTCTTAGCCAATTAGGAAAAGACCTTACACTTTCATGTAAAGGGACAACTCATGAGTAGCTTAGGGAAGAAAGGACAAGCTCAAGTAAAGAAAGAGGTATAGCTATCTTCTAAGGATTCATTCTACTACCTATCACTCTGTAATCtcttttttctctcattttctccttcacCCCCATCGATTTAAGCATCAAATAGATCTTCAAAACACAAGCTCCAATGCTTTCACAGTTCACCTTGTGTTCACATGTCCTAATATATCTAAACTCAGCTTATCAACCTCCAA contains:
- the LOC108464152 gene encoding patellin-3, translating into MAEETQKPEAAAAPSPAEEVVVEKESEQEAAPEKPADAVVEDKPAEAVEEEPKVEAKDTKVTESASFKEETNIAGELPDPQKKALDELKQLIQEALNKHEFTPPPAKDKDKPAPEEKKEEDQPATSAAETEVKVETEAPAPVEVKEEEKADPLVEAPAPVEVREEEKADPPIEAPAPETVVETEVVEKVSAADDDGAKTVEAIEESVVAVATPPPAEKPEEEASSSLKPEVVAQSEEKPEEAEVPRPPPQEVSIWGIPLLADERSDVILLKFLRARDFKVKDAFTMIKNTVIWRKEFGVDGLLDEELGNELEKVVFMHGFDKEGHPVCYNVYGEFQNKELYQNTFADEEKRSKFLRWRIQFLEKSIRKLDFSPNGISTIVQVNDLKNSPGPGKRELRQATNQALHLLQDNYPEFVAKQVFINVPWWYLAFNMMISPFLTQRTKSKFVCASPAKSSDILFRYIAPEQVPVQYGGLSRDGEQEFTVADAATEVTIKPATKHSVEFPVTEKSTVVWEVRVVGWDVNYGAEFVPTAEDGYTVIVSKTRKVGPADETVISNSFKTGEPGKIVLTIDNQTTKKKKLVYRSKAKPYSE